The genomic window CGAGCGGCGATCGAATCCCAAGTGATGACGCCCTTGAGGTCGGCAAGGCCGTCGATCACCGGCAGTTGCGAGTAGTTCTTCTGACGCATCGTGTGCGTTACCGTGCTGAGTAGAGCGCTGGAGTTGACCGATTCGACGCCGTTGCGGGCCGAGGGAACATCGCCGATTTTGAACGACTGTTGAGGCAGGGTGCCGGGGAGTACCTCCTCTTCGGCTTCGTCCTCAGCTTCAGTGAACAGACTCTTCGCGACGACCAGCATCTCGGTCGTGAGTCCGCACGTGGTGAACGACGGGTGGGTGTCAAGACCGGCCTCGTGCAGGGCCTCTTGGATCATCGGCACGGTCTGGTGGTTTCGTACCCGGGTCCCGAACATGGTGAGCAGGTCGGAGGTGCGCAGGGACCTGCCCTTGAGCCCGACGAGCTCCTCGCGGGTGGGGCGGCGGGAATCGGCCATGTTCATCGGTCCGACTCGGCGCGGAAGACGGTGCGCTTACCCATGGCCTCGTTGACCAGTTGGACCAAGCGGGCGGACCTGTCAGCGTAGAAGGCGTCGAAGTCGTCTTCGTGCAGTGTGGCTGGATCGATGACGTGGGTGGTGACAACGTCGTCGAACCATTCGGGCCGTGTGCCGGCTTCTCGGGCGAGCACCTTGAGGTAGCTCGACGGTGAGCCGATGAGACTCTTGCTCGCCCGGTAGGACAGCGGGGTCTTGTTCACGATCGAGTTGCCGCGGTTGTCGTCGGGGAAGTTTCGGGCGAGCCAGTGCTTCGGGAACACCTGCCGGATGGCGACGGCATGCTGGATGAGAGCGCTGGCGGTCAGCGGGCCCTCGCTGTGGTACCAGTCGACCGCTCCCTGCTTGACGAGGAGCGCATAGATTCCCTTGTAGGCCGCGCTGTTGCGGGTTGTCAGGGTGTCCAGCCGGTCGGCCAGGAATGCCGCCTCCATGATCGTGTCAGGCAGGCCAGTCCGTGTCGAAGACATCGACGATCCGTGCGATTCGCCTCTCACCGCCGCGATGAGCTGTTCAACGTCGCGGGTGAAACGACTCTCGGTGGCCCCGCCGTACATCTCGCCCAGCACGCCACACCAGTACCAGCGGGTGAGCAGTTCCCGGGTACCCGGGTCCTCTGCCTCATCGTCGAGCAGGATCGCCCGCACCGCGGCCATCGGTACGAGCTGGGTCCGGTAGGGCAGGTCGGCATGGCGCACGATCAGCTGCTCGCTGAGGAAGTCGCCGACCCATTCGAACGCGCTCGCGACCCGGGGCGCGATCCTGATGAAGTCCTCCAGCGGCAGGTTCAGAAGATCGCGCCGCTTGCAGGAAACCGCCATGGACGGTCTCTCCCGCTTGCGTTCCCAGGTGCTGACGAGTGTGACCGCTTGCAGGAAGTCGCTGCTGCTCAGCCCGTCGTCGACGCCCTGCTCGGTGCGCCCGAACACCGGATAGGAGGTGGTCAAGCCCTTCTTGATGTCGTGCCAGGCGTCCGGCAGTCGGTAGTAGTCGCCGTGGGTCAGCTCGTACTCGCTGTCGCCGGCGTAGGTGGCGGTCAACAGTTCGAACACGTTCAGCGGAACACCGCCGGTGTTCACCCGTTCGAACACGGAGCACACCGCGTCCTTGGTAGTCGAGGCGGCTAGTTTGATCATCGGGATCTGGAAGGACCGAACGTTGTGCAGGATTCCGTGCTCGAACTTGGCCCAGAGGTCCCAGTTGGCCTCGTCCAGCAGGACGAACTCGCGTTGCCAGGCGGTGACCTTGTTACTGTCGAAGACGATGCTCAGGGGGAAATGCCTCGCCTGGCATTCCAGCGTTCGGCTGCTGAGATCGAGTTGCACCCGGCGGGCGAAGTCCGAACGCAGGACCCGATCCCTGGGCACGGACACGATGGCCTCGTCGCGGTCCGTGGATGAGCCGACGGCTTTGACGATGTCGACGTAGTACCAGCGCTCAAGTTCTCGACCGCGCTCGTCGGTGGTCCGTACCGGCTGGTTCAGGTGCAGAGCCTGGTACAGAGAGGTGAGCCGCTGCTGACCGTCCAGCAGCAAGAGGTCAGGCGCGGTGGACCGGCCGGACTCCGCACCGGTGAGCGTGCGCGGCCGGAACGGCTTCTTGCCACCGGTTTCGAGAGTCATGACGACGCCGAGCGGATAGTCGAGGGTGACCGTCGCGATCAACTCCCGGATGCGCTGGTCGTCCCACTTCCACTCACGCTGGAAGTCCGGAAGCTGAAGCAATCCCGACCCGATATCCGCCAACACCGTCTGCAACTTCGGACTATCAAGAGCCACCGAGCGTTCCCCCTGGCAATCATCTGGTGAGCAGCCATCGAACGTATCGATGCCCGCCACCACGTGTCAATGCCGTAATTCCATAGTGGAGGATTGATCATCAGAGCTTACCGTCAGCCCCGCCAGGGACGCCGAGATGAAAGGGCTGCGGTTTCCATGCCAGAAGACCGCGAGGTCATCGCGGGCACGGGTGGCTGCGACGAACAGGCGTGAGCGGTCCCGGGCGCGTTCCTGCTGGTAGCGCTTGGCGTCGGTGTCCCGGAACCGGTCGATCGCACGCCGTGGGACGAGGCCATCGCTGGCACCGGCGATGATGACGCGCTGGTATTCGAGGCCTTTGAAGCGGTGCATGGTGCCCACGTGGACGCCGTCTGGTCGTGCCGGGCCGTCCGGGCCGATCTCCACGGCTTGGATGCCGTCGTCGGTGAGCCACTGAATCACCTCGGCGACATACTCCTTGGTCGGGACGCAGACAGCGGCGGACCCGTCGGACGTGTTGGTCCAGGCTCGGAGCTGCCCGATGATCAAGCCGCGTTCCTGGCCCCAGGTCGGCGCTCCCCGGAAGATCGGCGGCGCCCCGTGGAGCAGGGAGCGGTAGCCGTTGAGGGTGTCGGTGCCACCGTCCAGGTCGTCGTAGGTCTCCCCGGTGAGCAGTTGGGTCGCGGCTTTCAGGATCTCCCGGGTGGTGCGGTAGCTGATCGTGAGCCTGGAGGACCTGCGGCCCCGGATGTTGATGCCGACGGTGGAAAGCGCGACCTGGTTATCGTAGAGGCGTTGGTGGGTGTCGCCGACGATGAACATGTCGTCGGGGCCGACGGGGGTCATGGCGCGTAGTAGTCGCCAGTGGGTGGGGCTGAGGTCCTGGGCCTCGTCCACGACGATGTGCTGGTAGCGGTAGCGCAGGGTCTGCCCGGTCGCTGAGGACTCGTCGTTGTTGGCTTCGAGGATGCGGGTTTCCCGGTCGAGTTCGAGGCGGGCGGCGCGGGCGGCGATCTGGCGCCAGGTCCAGATGCCTTCGCTGTCGAGTTGCTTGGTGAAGCGCTCGGTGAGTTGCCAGATGGCGTCCCGCTGTTCTCGGGTGATCGATTTGCCGCGGCCGACACGTCGCGCGCGGAAGTATTCGTCGCGGGTGGTCGCGGCTTGGCCGAGGACGACGTGTGCCCACTCCGCGTTGAGGAATTCGGCGTCGAAGCGACGCTCACCGAGTTCGAGGAGGAAGGCGTTCCAGCGTTTCAGGGCCTCGGCCTCGTTGATGACGCGGCGTTTGGTGTCGGTGCCGGCCTCGTTGACGATGCGGTTCGCGAGTTTGTCGATGTTCACGATGTCGACGCGGGCGCTGAGTTCGGCGCCGGCTAGGTCGAGCAGACGGGATCGGAGATCGGCGGCGAGGTTGCGGTTGAAGGTGGTCAGCAGGATGGGCTTGTCCTTGCCGGCTTTGAGACGTTCGGCGAGGTACCTGACGCGGTGCAGGGCGACGATGGTCTTGCCGGTGCCGGGGCCACCGCTGACCCGGGCCGATCCCGGGTAGGGATGGTCGACAACCTTACGTTGGGTGGGGTGCAGGAAGACCTGCCAGCGGGCGAAGGATTCGGCCAGGATCGCCTGTAGCGCGGAGTCGTCGGTGGTGACCTGGGTGGCGGGGCTCGCCGAGGCGGCCGCCCAGTCCTCGGTGTCGACGGGTTCGTCGGCCTTGACCGGGGTGGTGACGAGATCCAGCACCTCGTCGAACGTCTTGCCATCGTTCAGGGCGAGGAGGACATCGGCCGTCAGCGCCGGAACACAGTCGACGAAGCGGAGCAGGTCGTCGTCGGTGAGCAGCCGGCGGATGCTGGGGAGCAGGGGTTCTGCCACGCCGAGGTCGGTGAGTTGTTGGTCGGTGTGCGAATCGAAAAGCGTGGGAATCTCTGCGGTCTTGGGAGGAACGGCCGTCGGGTCGTCAGCGGGCAGGAGACGGCCGACGATGCTGTTCCCGACTGCGGCGAGGTCGATGACCTCGATTCCTCCGGTGACCCGGTTGATCTGGTACGAGTACCGGTCGAGATCGTCATAGACGTCGCTGCGGTGCCGGACGGACACGAGCAGGAAGTGCTGGTCGCCGACGTTGAGCAGGATGGCCCGGTAGGCGTCGGTGACTCGGGCGGAGTACAGCCGTGAGCCCTTGAGCTGCTTGAGCCAGAAGCCACGCGCATTCGGGTTCTGCCGAAACTTGCTCTGAAAGTTGTAGACCGCGCCGGCATCGGCCCGGGACAGAGCCAGGATCTCCTTGTCGGCTCGATCCAGGATCTGCAGGATGACCGGGCCTCGACTGGTTGCGGTCATTCTTCTCCTCCGTTGACCAGGGCGGCGAGCTCGTCGACATCCCACTCTTTCGCCGGGCGGGCATGCCATCCTTCGGCGGCGAAGGCGGCGTCGCGGTCCTGCTCCTCGATTTCCGCCGCCGGGCCGTGCAGCCGCTGGACGACGGCGATTCGCAGCCTGGGCCAGGCGAAGTCAGCCTGCCACCCGGCATCGTTGAGTTCGTATCCACCGACGGGTGCCGGGACGTGCCGTTGGATCAGGCCGCGCAGCAGGCTTTCGACACCGGATTCCTCCAGGTCAGCCAACTCGATGACACGCTGCCAGGCTGAGTCGGGTTCGTCGCTGGATGCGGTTGCGGCGGACGTTGGTTCGGCGCTGCGGCCGAGCCAGGTAGCGGTCTCGTCGTCCAGCAGCTCGGGACGGTGTGCTGCGATGAAACCGGTGCCTTCGGCCGCGTACAGCAGCGTCGGGTCGAACGTGCCGAGGATGCTCTTCGCCAGTTGTGCGGCGTCGCCGTCGCCATCGGCGAGGAACTGGATGATGTTGCCCCACCAGAGCCAGGCCGCCCACCGGCGCTTGTGCTGCGCGTCCGCGCTCAACGTGGCCGGGCGGTCGTCGACGACCGTGAAAGCGGACCAGACCGGACGCCGGGGATCGGCCCGTTGGTCGAGGATCAGCACGAGCGGGCAGCCGTTGGCGTCGCTGGCACGGGCAATGACGATTCGGCCGCCAGCAACCGCAGCGGGCAACGGCTGGCCGTGGACTGCTGCGTTGACTCTGGCCGTCACACCGGTGGAGTCGGTGGTGACGCGCTCGTTGTCGGGCTGACGGAGCAGGCCGGCCAGGGTTGCTTCGGCGCGGAAGCGCCACAGGTCGCGGTCCGGGTCACGCAGGAATTGCAGGAGCAGGTGGATCGGGTTGCCCCAGACGAGATCGTTGAGTTGCTGCGGGTCGTTGCCGGTCCGCTGGCGATACAGGTCGCGGGCAGCCTGTTGAGCGAGGCCCTGGTACGGCGGCCATACCGGGTCGTGACGGACGTCGGTGTTGCGCCAGGACTGGACGTCGTCCCAGGTCAAGGCGAAGACGTGTAGATCGTGAGCGCGAAGCCTGGTGCGTTTGATGGTGTCGTCGGCCAGCCGGTTCACGCCGGGCGGCGGGCTGGCGTGGTACTGGTAGCCGTCGAGGTAGACGGCTACCTCCTGCGCGGCGGCGTCGAGGCGTTTGAAGTGCACGTCCGGGCGGGTGCCGGTGATGGTGTTCTGCAGCTTCATCCGCCAGTGCACCACGCGGCCGTCGGGTGCTTCCAGGAGAAGGTCGGCGAAACGCGCGCCGTCGGTGTCGGCGCGCCGGGTCAGCCGTACGGTCGGGTCCTGATCGGCCCATGCGAGGAGCTTGTGCAGGAACTTGCGTTCCAGCTCGCTCTCGACCAGCGGTGTCAGTGAGATCTCGTCAGCGGGTCCCACATCGGTGGAGATCTGCCAGTCGTCGAGGAGTTGGCGCAGGATCTCCAGCGCCTCGTCACGGCTCATCAGCGGGAACTCCTCGTCGCGGGCGAACCGCAGCAGGCAGCGGTGGCACGCCTTGCGGCCCTCCCGATTGCACTCACACGTCGTGATCGCCTCGACGGCCGTCTCCAGTACCTGCTTGAACTCTTCATCGGCCGACAGGCGGTGCAGGTAGCCGGTTCCCGAGGGCTGGGTGTCGTAGACGACCAGGAACTGGCGGACGTTGTCGCTGTCACGGTCGGCCATCGGCGCTCGGACCACCCGAAGATGGTCGGGCTCACCGCCGTACTTGACGGTGATGCCCAGCATGAGCGCCGCTGCGAAGGAGACGACGCGCTCGTCGACGAGCGCCGTCGCGGCGGGGATCAGGATCCGCAGCGCCTCGGTCTCCAACTCGTGCACCAGCAGCAGTGGCGTGTGTTTGGCCGTGTTGGGCGATCGGCGGTGCCGACACCAGGGCTGGTGGTGTTCGGTGCCCGGCACGTTGCCGGTCGGCGCGAGGCCGGCACCGGAAACGGGATCGGAACCGGGGAGGTTCGTAGCCGTGGGCGGCGGGCCGTCCGCGGTGGCCCCTCCACAATCCATACAGACGTAAAAGGGATTGAGCCGTACGGACGAACCGGCGAAGGCGTCGGTGGCCGGTCGGTCGAAACGGGCCGCACCCAGGTTGAACTCCCGGATCTTCGCGTGCCTGGTGTAGTCGACACCGAAGGTGACCTTCTTGTGCCTCCACGGATTCTCGACGGTGGGGATGTCCACCGCGAAGGTCGTGGTGTAGCGACGCTGGGTTCTTTCGTCGGTGTCGTCTCGAATTCGGGCTTCCTCCCGGCGGTCCCGGGAACGTACGACGGTCGGGCGCAGAACGTAGTGCAGGCAGCCGGCGTCCGCGATGGCCGGCGTCTTGCAGCGTAGGCAGGCGCTGGTGTCGGCCACGGCGTTACTCGTGCGGACATGGCCGCAGGACGGGCAGATCCGCCATCGCTCGTACAGCGGCCGATCTGGTCGGCCGATCTCCAGGCCGTCGATGGTGTGGCGGTATCCGCGGACGTAGTAGGTGTTGCCCGGTGCCAATTCGACCAGCGCGGTGCGCGCCGGCCGCGAGTATTCGCGCAGTTCACCGCCGTAACGGCGGTCTCCGTCCTCGGTCGAGTTCTCCCAGGTGAGAGTGGCGTCCAGGAGGGTGCGCGAGTCGATCAGCGAGTAGTTCGGCAGCAAGCCGAATTCGACCATCGTGGCGTGCGCACTCGCGCTGCCGATGTCGCCGAGCCGGTCACCGACCGCCTTTCGCTCGGCCTTCAGCGCTCTCAATTCCCGCGCCTGGGACGGATCTGAGGCGATGAGGCCGGCCATCGCGGCGTTGATGGCATCCTTGCGCTGGCGCAAACCGTCGATGCGGTCCTCCCAGCTCAGCACGAACTCGGCGACCGCAGCGGCGATCCCGTCAGTGGCGAAAGATCTCAACTCGCCGGCGGCGCTTTCGTTCACGGCTCCGGCAAAGAGATCCAGGAAGTCGGTGACCAGGCGCTCGCCTTCGGCGATCGCAGTGGTCACCAGATCGTTGAGCCAACCGGTGTCGCCGAACAACGCGGAGGCGCGCCGCGGCATCGGTGCGGCATCGGTGAGTCGGTCCCGAGCGGCGAGGTCGATCAGATATGCCAGGTACTGTCGACGCAAGATGGCGACGGCGGACAGGTAGCAGCCGGGCGGTCGGATC from Actinoplanes derwentensis includes these protein-coding regions:
- a CDS encoding GmrSD restriction endonuclease domain-containing protein, with amino-acid sequence MVAGIDTFDGCSPDDCQGERSVALDSPKLQTVLADIGSGLLQLPDFQREWKWDDQRIRELIATVTLDYPLGVVMTLETGGKKPFRPRTLTGAESGRSTAPDLLLLDGQQRLTSLYQALHLNQPVRTTDERGRELERWYYVDIVKAVGSSTDRDEAIVSVPRDRVLRSDFARRVQLDLSSRTLECQARHFPLSIVFDSNKVTAWQREFVLLDEANWDLWAKFEHGILHNVRSFQIPMIKLAASTTKDAVCSVFERVNTGGVPLNVFELLTATYAGDSEYELTHGDYYRLPDAWHDIKKGLTTSYPVFGRTEQGVDDGLSSSDFLQAVTLVSTWERKRERPSMAVSCKRRDLLNLPLEDFIRIAPRVASAFEWVGDFLSEQLIVRHADLPYRTQLVPMAAVRAILLDDEAEDPGTRELLTRWYWCGVLGEMYGGATESRFTRDVEQLIAAVRGESHGSSMSSTRTGLPDTIMEAAFLADRLDTLTTRNSAAYKGIYALLVKQGAVDWYHSEGPLTASALIQHAVAIRQVFPKHWLARNFPDDNRGNSIVNKTPLSYRASKSLIGSPSSYLKVLAREAGTRPEWFDDVVTTHVIDPATLHEDDFDAFYADRSARLVQLVNEAMGKRTVFRAESDR
- a CDS encoding UvrD-helicase domain-containing protein, which encodes MTATSRGPVILQILDRADKEILALSRADAGAVYNFQSKFRQNPNARGFWLKQLKGSRLYSARVTDAYRAILLNVGDQHFLLVSVRHRSDVYDDLDRYSYQINRVTGGIEVIDLAAVGNSIVGRLLPADDPTAVPPKTAEIPTLFDSHTDQQLTDLGVAEPLLPSIRRLLTDDDLLRFVDCVPALTADVLLALNDGKTFDEVLDLVTTPVKADEPVDTEDWAAASASPATQVTTDDSALQAILAESFARWQVFLHPTQRKVVDHPYPGSARVSGGPGTGKTIVALHRVRYLAERLKAGKDKPILLTTFNRNLAADLRSRLLDLAGAELSARVDIVNIDKLANRIVNEAGTDTKRRVINEAEALKRWNAFLLELGERRFDAEFLNAEWAHVVLGQAATTRDEYFRARRVGRGKSITREQRDAIWQLTERFTKQLDSEGIWTWRQIAARAARLELDRETRILEANNDESSATGQTLRYRYQHIVVDEAQDLSPTHWRLLRAMTPVGPDDMFIVGDTHQRLYDNQVALSTVGINIRGRRSSRLTISYRTTREILKAATQLLTGETYDDLDGGTDTLNGYRSLLHGAPPIFRGAPTWGQERGLIIGQLRAWTNTSDGSAAVCVPTKEYVAEVIQWLTDDGIQAVEIGPDGPARPDGVHVGTMHRFKGLEYQRVIIAGASDGLVPRRAIDRFRDTDAKRYQQERARDRSRLFVAATRARDDLAVFWHGNRSPFISASLAGLTVSSDDQSSTMELRH